One Solibacillus isronensis DNA segment encodes these proteins:
- the glmU gene encoding bifunctional UDP-N-acetylglucosamine diphosphorylase/glucosamine-1-phosphate N-acetyltransferase GlmU codes for MTNIFAVVLAAGQGTRMKSKLYKVLHPVCGKPMVEHVIDHISSLNVERVVTVVGHGAELVKETLGNKSEYVLQEEQLGTAHAVQQAEPILSGLSGTTLVVCGDTPLIRPETMQALLEQHASQNAKATILTAVTDDPTGYGRILRNEQGQVSQIVEQKDATSEQQLVKEINTGTYCFDNEALFEALKLVKNENAQGEFYLPDVIEILQKQGETVAAYVTENFDETLGVNDRFALSQAEEVMRARINERHMRNGVTIINPISTHISADAVIGSDTVLLPGVIIEGKTVIGEDCKIGPNSHIVDSQIGNATTIHSSVVLNSQVGNETAVGPFAHLRPESSLGNHVKIGNFVEVKKSTLGDDTKVSHLSYIGDAEVGSNVNIGCGSITVNYDGKNKYKTTIEDDVFIGCNSNLVAPVTLKKGSFIAAGSTITKEVPEDALAIARARQENKLGYVSKLNSK; via the coding sequence ATGACGAATATTTTTGCGGTCGTGCTAGCGGCTGGTCAAGGTACACGAATGAAGTCCAAATTATATAAAGTGCTTCACCCAGTATGCGGAAAGCCAATGGTGGAACATGTAATCGATCATATCAGCTCATTAAATGTTGAGCGTGTCGTAACTGTTGTAGGACATGGTGCAGAGCTGGTAAAAGAAACACTTGGAAATAAGAGTGAGTATGTTTTACAAGAAGAACAACTAGGTACAGCGCATGCAGTTCAGCAAGCTGAGCCGATTTTAAGCGGACTTAGCGGAACTACACTTGTTGTATGTGGTGATACTCCTTTAATTCGCCCTGAAACAATGCAGGCACTGCTTGAACAACACGCATCTCAAAATGCAAAAGCAACTATTTTGACAGCGGTTACAGATGACCCGACTGGCTATGGTCGTATTTTACGTAACGAACAGGGACAAGTGTCGCAAATTGTTGAACAAAAAGATGCTACATCTGAACAGCAGCTTGTGAAAGAAATTAATACAGGCACATACTGCTTCGATAATGAAGCTTTGTTTGAAGCACTTAAGCTCGTTAAAAATGAAAATGCACAAGGTGAATTCTATTTACCGGATGTTATTGAAATTTTGCAAAAGCAAGGTGAAACAGTTGCAGCTTATGTAACTGAAAACTTTGATGAAACGCTTGGTGTAAATGACCGCTTTGCTCTGTCTCAGGCAGAGGAAGTTATGCGTGCACGTATTAACGAACGTCATATGCGCAATGGTGTAACGATTATTAATCCGATTTCTACACATATTAGTGCAGATGCAGTAATCGGAAGTGATACGGTTCTTTTACCTGGAGTGATCATTGAAGGAAAAACGGTTATTGGCGAAGATTGTAAAATTGGTCCGAATAGTCATATTGTCGACAGTCAAATTGGTAATGCAACAACGATTCATAGTTCAGTTGTACTAAACAGCCAAGTCGGCAACGAAACAGCAGTAGGTCCGTTTGCACATTTACGTCCGGAATCTTCATTAGGAAACCATGTTAAAATTGGTAATTTCGTTGAAGTGAAGAAGAGTACGTTAGGTGATGATACGAAAGTGTCTCATTTAAGCTATATTGGCGATGCAGAAGTCGGCAGTAACGTAAATATTGGCTGCGGTTCAATCACTGTTAACTATGACGGTAAAAACAAATATAAAACAACTATTGAAGACGATGTATTCATTGGATGTAATTCGAACTTAGTGGCTCCGGTAACATTGAAAAAAGGTTCTTTCATTGCTGCGGGGTCGACAATTACTAAAGAAGTTCCGGAAGATGCATTGGCGATTGCACGTGCTCGTCAGGAAAACAAATTAGGCTATGTAAGTAAATTAAATTCAAAATAA
- the spoVG gene encoding septation regulator SpoVG, whose product MEVTDVRLRRVQTEGRMRAIASITLDDEFVIHDIRVIDGNTGLFVAMPSKRTPDGEFRDIAHPINSNTRNKIQEIVLEAFHASAEENTEETLELEEVNV is encoded by the coding sequence ATGGAAGTAACTGACGTAAGACTACGACGTGTTCAAACAGAAGGACGTATGCGTGCAATTGCCTCAATTACGCTAGATGATGAATTTGTCATCCATGATATTCGTGTAATTGATGGAAATACTGGTTTATTTGTAGCTATGCCTAGTAAAAGAACACCAGATGGCGAATTCCGCGATATTGCACATCCGATTAATTCGAATACGCGCAATAAAATTCAAGAAATCGTTTTGGAAGCTTTCCATGCATCTGCTGAAGAAAATACAGAGGAAACTTTGGAGCTTGAAGAAGTAAATGTTTAA
- a CDS encoding RidA family protein — MKTVSATNAPAAIGPYAQGIVVNNMFYSSGQIPLTASGELVEGDIEVQTNQVFENLKAVLAAAGSSLNQVVKTTVFMKDMNDFAIMNEVYASHFGEHKPARSAVEVARLPKDVKVEIEVIALVK, encoded by the coding sequence ATGAAAACAGTTTCAGCAACAAATGCACCAGCAGCAATCGGTCCATATGCACAAGGTATTGTAGTAAATAACATGTTTTATTCTTCAGGCCAAATTCCACTGACAGCTTCAGGGGAACTTGTAGAAGGCGATATCGAAGTACAGACAAATCAAGTATTCGAAAACTTAAAAGCTGTTTTAGCAGCAGCGGGTTCTTCTTTAAACCAAGTTGTTAAAACAACAGTATTTATGAAAGATATGAATGATTTCGCTATAATGAATGAAGTGTATGCAAGCCATTTTGGTGAGCACAAGCCAGCTCGTTCTGCAGTAGAAGTTGCTCGTTTGCCAAAAGATGTAAAAGTTGAAATTGAAGTCATTGCATTAGTAAAATAA
- the purR gene encoding pur operon repressor — MKWKRSERLVDMTYYLLEHPHQLIPLTYFSELYSSAKSSISEDLTIVKETFEEKGIGLLITVPGAAGGVKYIPKMAEQEVRDIIGEFMGELSQSDRLLPGGYLFMTDLLGNPELMNRVGKVFASVFADRQIDVIMTVATKGISIAHAIARHLNVPVVVVRRDSKVTEGSTVSINYVSGSSRRIQTMVLSKRSMKSGQRVLITDDFMKVGGTMNGMKNLLEEFECELAGIAVLVEAQHADVTLVDDYYSLVKLQEVNEKDRTIALSEGNFFQKERN; from the coding sequence ATGAAATGGAAGCGCAGTGAACGCCTTGTAGATATGACTTACTATCTACTTGAGCATCCACATCAGTTGATCCCGCTAACTTATTTTTCTGAGCTTTACAGTTCTGCAAAGTCTTCGATCAGTGAAGATTTAACAATTGTAAAGGAAACATTCGAAGAAAAAGGAATTGGGCTTTTAATTACCGTACCTGGTGCAGCAGGCGGTGTTAAATATATCCCTAAAATGGCGGAACAAGAAGTTCGTGATATAATTGGGGAATTTATGGGAGAACTTAGTCAATCCGATCGACTATTACCTGGTGGCTATTTATTTATGACGGATCTTTTAGGAAATCCGGAATTGATGAATCGCGTAGGTAAAGTATTTGCGAGCGTGTTTGCAGATCGTCAAATTGATGTCATTATGACCGTAGCGACAAAAGGGATTTCAATTGCACATGCGATTGCAAGACATTTAAATGTCCCGGTTGTTGTTGTACGTCGCGACAGCAAAGTGACTGAAGGTTCAACGGTGAGTATTAATTATGTATCAGGATCTTCTCGTCGTATTCAAACGATGGTTTTATCAAAACGTAGTATGAAAAGTGGCCAGCGTGTATTAATTACCGACGATTTTATGAAAGTCGGTGGCACGATGAATGGTATGAAGAACTTACTGGAAGAATTCGAATGTGAGTTGGCGGGTATCGCTGTATTAGTAGAAGCACAGCATGCTGATGTTACATTAGTAGATGATTACTATTCTTTAGTAAAACTGCAGGAAGTAAATGAGAAAGATCGCACAATAGCATTAAGTGAAGGTAATTTTTTTCAAAAGGAGAGAAATTAA
- the ispE gene encoding 4-(cytidine 5'-diphospho)-2-C-methyl-D-erythritol kinase, with the protein MLYVKAPAKINLTLDVLYKRPDHYHEVEMIMTTVDLADRIGLESRADGQIKIVSTDNFVPDDQRNFAYQAAELLKNTYGIKEGVTISIEKQIPIAAGLAGGSSDAAATLRGLNELWDLNLTLDELAEHGAKIGSDVSFCVYGGTALATGRGEKIKELSAPPTCWVVLAKPKIGVSTADVYGGLNIEGLQHPNTKEMIKAIETEDYELMCSSLGNVLETVTFKLHPEVITIKEQMQRFGADAVLMSGSGPTVFGLVENEARVSRIYNGLRGFCEEVYVVRMLGERNPLA; encoded by the coding sequence ATGTTATACGTAAAAGCACCCGCAAAAATTAACTTAACACTCGATGTGCTTTATAAACGTCCGGATCATTATCATGAAGTGGAAATGATTATGACAACGGTCGATTTGGCTGATCGAATTGGACTGGAATCACGAGCAGACGGCCAAATCAAAATTGTTTCGACAGATAATTTTGTTCCGGATGATCAGCGGAATTTTGCTTACCAGGCAGCAGAGCTTTTAAAAAATACATATGGTATTAAAGAAGGCGTAACCATTTCAATTGAGAAGCAAATTCCTATAGCAGCGGGTCTAGCGGGTGGAAGCAGTGATGCAGCGGCTACATTGCGCGGTTTAAATGAGTTGTGGGATCTGAATTTAACGTTGGACGAGCTTGCGGAACATGGAGCGAAAATCGGTTCTGACGTATCATTCTGTGTCTATGGCGGTACAGCTTTGGCAACAGGGCGCGGGGAAAAGATTAAAGAACTATCCGCACCTCCAACTTGTTGGGTCGTTTTGGCCAAGCCGAAAATTGGCGTATCGACAGCGGATGTATACGGTGGGCTGAATATTGAAGGGCTACAGCATCCAAACACGAAAGAAATGATTAAGGCGATTGAAACGGAAGATTATGAGCTAATGTGCAGTTCACTTGGAAATGTTTTGGAAACTGTAACATTTAAGCTTCATCCGGAAGTTATAACAATTAAAGAACAAATGCAGCGCTTTGGTGCCGACGCGGTACTAATGAGCGGCAGTGGCCCGACAGTATTTGGGCTAGTGGAAAATGAAGCACGTGTCAGCAGAATTTATAATGGGTTACGTGGTTTTTGTGAGGAAGTTTATGTGGTACGTATGTTAGGAGAACGAAATCCACTTGCATAA
- a CDS encoding small, acid-soluble spore protein, alpha/beta type: protein MARQKIMSSRLKEEIAKELGFYDVVQREGWGGIKARDAGNMVRRAVEMAQENLARQSQNNQK from the coding sequence ATGGCAAGACAAAAAATCATGTCGAGTCGTCTAAAGGAAGAGATTGCAAAAGAACTTGGATTTTACGACGTAGTTCAACGTGAGGGTTGGGGCGGTATTAAAGCTCGTGATGCAGGAAACATGGTAAGACGTGCGGTTGAAATGGCTCAAGAAAACTTAGCTAGACAATCGCAGAACAACCAAAAATAA
- the veg gene encoding biofilm formation stimulator Veg encodes MPKTLADIKKSLDSHLGKRLQLKANGGRKKTIECEGVLSDTYHAVFVIELKQEDNACKRVSYSYTDILTEAVEITFLDDAVATIK; translated from the coding sequence ATGCCAAAAACGTTAGCAGACATTAAAAAATCATTGGATAGTCATTTGGGTAAACGTTTGCAATTAAAAGCAAATGGTGGTCGCAAGAAAACAATTGAATGCGAAGGCGTCTTAAGTGACACTTACCATGCAGTGTTCGTTATTGAACTAAAGCAGGAAGATAATGCGTGTAAGCGCGTATCTTACAGTTACACAGATATACTTACCGAAGCAGTAGAGATTACTTTTTTAGATGATGCTGTAGCTACCATCAAATAG